A single genomic interval of Nostoc commune NIES-4072 harbors:
- a CDS encoding DICT sensory domain-containing protein: MLEGSILQKLETAHRHSTRPIRFGVYYKNTLVALCHALEDHILTDDGTPLVISAFQQGKWYLQEAGRYADIAQCSREITIMAAAESGFAEHPTSLLPNVDLVALDSGDPVAQEWHLIILSPKYTAMVICQELSETDYGSTGVPTSDLERKFYGLWTFEPELVQETAEIAIAHIRKYNPELADKLTADKQQIVPSMDRSQNLGAVVSRVVDYLQTGQDNLSIPTALQKQTLDRNLVSNEIQAFLRMAQLMDMADVNNPMAAAEVVGLAEAIGQLLDLPAWQIKRLRLAALLHRIDPLQKAESVLSDGITTRYQEDAPSSPLTCPLVPGAQVLRTMPRLRAVAQIITHQTEWWDGTGEPAGLAGDEIPLESRILALLADFQWRVNQRKSSNQSREQIFTQALDECKQQQSNRFDPKLVDTLTLLVMGLQQGLDLPIMTPKVSAGIWILDSQWDSHSKISEEIGSYFT; encoded by the coding sequence ATGTTAGAAGGTTCAATTCTACAAAAGCTAGAAACAGCCCATCGCCACAGCACCAGGCCAATTCGATTCGGTGTTTACTACAAAAATACCTTAGTTGCCCTGTGTCATGCTCTTGAAGACCATATCTTAACCGACGACGGTACACCCTTAGTAATCTCAGCCTTCCAACAAGGTAAATGGTATCTACAAGAAGCTGGGCGATATGCAGATATCGCCCAATGTAGCCGCGAAATTACCATCATGGCTGCTGCCGAATCTGGCTTTGCTGAACATCCCACAAGCCTTTTACCCAATGTAGACTTAGTGGCGTTAGATTCAGGCGATCCAGTAGCTCAGGAGTGGCACTTAATTATTTTATCTCCTAAATACACAGCAATGGTAATTTGTCAAGAATTATCAGAGACTGATTATGGCAGTACTGGAGTACCGACATCAGACTTAGAGCGTAAATTCTATGGCTTGTGGACATTTGAGCCAGAGTTAGTGCAAGAGACAGCAGAAATAGCGATCGCTCACATCAGAAAATACAACCCAGAACTGGCGGATAAACTCACAGCCGATAAACAACAAATTGTACCGTCAATGGACAGATCCCAAAATTTAGGTGCAGTTGTCTCCCGTGTAGTAGATTACCTCCAGACTGGGCAAGATAATTTATCCATCCCTACAGCCCTTCAGAAACAAACCCTAGATCGCAACTTGGTTTCTAACGAAATCCAAGCCTTTTTGCGAATGGCGCAACTGATGGATATGGCAGATGTCAACAATCCAATGGCAGCTGCGGAAGTGGTAGGACTTGCTGAAGCGATCGGCCAGCTTTTGGATCTTCCCGCATGGCAGATTAAGAGGTTACGGCTAGCGGCTTTGTTACATCGCATAGATCCGTTACAGAAAGCAGAAAGCGTACTCAGTGACGGTATAACTACACGCTACCAAGAAGATGCTCCCAGTAGTCCCTTAACTTGTCCCTTAGTACCGGGAGCGCAAGTTTTGCGAACCATGCCAAGACTGCGAGCAGTTGCCCAAATTATTACTCATCAAACCGAGTGGTGGGACGGCACAGGGGAACCAGCAGGTTTAGCTGGAGATGAAATTCCCTTAGAGTCAAGAATTTTGGCATTATTGGCAGACTTTCAATGGCGAGTCAATCAGCGAAAATCGTCAAATCAAAGCCGGGAACAGATATTTACTCAAGCTTTAGATGAGTGCAAACAGCAACAATCTAACCGCTTTGACCCTAAACTTGTAGATACCCTAACTTTATTAGTTATGGGTTTACAACAAGGACTCGACTTACCCATCATGACACCCAAAGTCAGCGCCGGTATCTGGATACTTGATTCCCAATGGGATAGCCACAGCAAGATCAGTGAGGAGATTGGTAGTTACTTTACATGA